In Paenarthrobacter sp. GOM3, a single window of DNA contains:
- a CDS encoding DUF3040 domain-containing protein, translated as MSLSEEERRSLEELERDLAATDPELASQLMSGRPRGEVARKILGSLAVLAGFVMVIAGIMTQLVFLGVVGFLLASAGAYWLFARAPFRRRIQRHDGEPAP; from the coding sequence GTGTCGTTGTCGGAAGAAGAACGCAGGAGCTTGGAGGAGTTGGAGCGGGATCTCGCTGCGACGGATCCCGAGCTCGCCTCCCAGCTGATGTCGGGCCGCCCTCGCGGAGAAGTGGCCCGCAAAATCCTTGGCAGCCTGGCTGTCCTGGCCGGGTTCGTGATGGTGATCGCGGGAATCATGACCCAGCTGGTCTTCCTGGGCGTCGTGGGCTTCCTGCTCGCCAGCGCAGGCGCTTACTGGCTTTTCGCCCGGGCCCCGTTTCGGCGGCGAATCCAACGGCACGACGGCGAACCCGCACCTTAG
- a CDS encoding RidA family protein: protein MTFIPEPGTDPESALYSDTATAGGVVWTTQIPTRPDGTIPVGIEAQSYQVLDNLRAALERAGSSLGDVLHMTIYFTDLADRDVFNKLYREYFPAPRPVRCALGVNQLGIAGMKVELTATAAVTLAG, encoded by the coding sequence GTGACCTTCATTCCAGAGCCAGGCACTGACCCGGAATCCGCCCTGTATTCGGATACTGCCACAGCGGGGGGAGTTGTCTGGACCACCCAGATACCCACCCGGCCCGACGGCACTATCCCTGTCGGTATCGAAGCCCAGTCGTACCAGGTACTGGACAACCTGCGCGCCGCCCTCGAGCGGGCCGGAAGCAGCCTCGGGGATGTCCTGCATATGACCATCTACTTCACGGACCTAGCGGACCGGGACGTCTTCAACAAGCTCTACCGCGAATACTTCCCGGCACCTCGCCCGGTCCGTTGCGCCTTGGGTGTCAACCAACTTGGCATCGCGGGCATGAAGGTGGAATTAACGGCGACGGCGGCTGTCACCTTAGCCGGCTAG